In one window of Brachyhypopomus gauderio isolate BG-103 chromosome 16, BGAUD_0.2, whole genome shotgun sequence DNA:
- the LOC143478404 gene encoding olfactory receptor 8I2-like, with the protein MAKNVSRRIITEFVITGFDTFERPLAIGIGIFTVYLLVMLANLANIYFIVLDKRLHQPMYFFICNLAIVDMFYCTSSCPTMIGVLLVGYKTISYVPCIVQMFSFGVGFVMELFTISFMAFDRFIAILNPLRYHSILTNFRSVLLTFLLWVLGFATMAILPGTVIPLPLCYSTLAFMFCDYGSVVRTTCVDPAPYFDMTAMLSSFVLFATFGFICATYIRIAVLVIRMNSVGSKKKVFNTCFSHLIVIICFYGPTFAITVLTRTGMVLSLEGRHGLRIGTILGPSLLNPFIYCFRTKVIRNKILRITSKVKPIK; encoded by the coding sequence ATGGCTAAGAATGTTTCCAGAAGGATTATCACAGAATTTGTTATAACAGGTTTTGACACTTTTGAAAGACCATTGGCTATTGGTATTGGTATTTTTACAGTATACCTGCTGGTTATGCTTGCTAATCTTGCAAATATATATTTCATTGTCTTGGATAAACGCCTGCACCAGCCAATGTATTTTTTTATCTGTAATTTAGCAATTGTGGACATGTTCTATTGCACCAGTTCATGTCCAACTATGATAGGTGTTCTGTTAGTTGGCTATAAAACCATATCTTATGTTCCATGTATTGttcaaatgttttcttttggtgTAGGTTTTGTGATGGAGCTTTTTACTATTTCTTTCATGGCGTTTGATCGATTCATTGCCATACTCAATCCACTACGGTACCATTCTATTCTGACAAATTTCCGTTCTGTTCTGCTTACTTTCTTGCTGTGGGTTTTGGGTTTTGCTACTATGGCCATTCTACCTGGAACTGTAATTCCATTACCGTTATGTTACTCAACGCTGGCGTTCATGTTTTGTGACTATGGATCTGTTGTAAGGACAACTTGTGTAGATCCAGCTCCATATTTTGATATGACTGCAATGTTATCCTCCTTTGTACTATTTGCAACGTTTGGTTTCATCTGTGCGACTTACATAAGGATAGCTGTTCTTGTGATCAGAATGAACTCGGTGGGCAGCAAGAAAAAAGTGTTCAACACTTGCTTTAGTCACTTAATTGTCATTATATGTTTTTATGGTCCCACATTTGCAATAACGGTTCTGACAAGGACCGGTATGGTTTTATCTCTGGAGGGGCGACATGGTTTGAGAATTGGGACTATCCTTGGACCATCTTTATTAAATCctttcatatattgttttagaacaaaagtGATCAGAAATAAAATATTGAGAATTACATCTAAAGTCAAACCAATCAAATGA